From the Amblyraja radiata isolate CabotCenter1 chromosome 12, sAmbRad1.1.pri, whole genome shotgun sequence genome, one window contains:
- the lamp2 gene encoding lysosome-associated membrane glycoprotein 2 isoform X2, with protein MHRPPVLHVAALLLLTGFSLTEAVEIKVHDNNNKTCIYAILSVNFTVVYEGNGTMENTTFTLPNSLSSNGSVCGDNKSAPLLKMNFGPGHSLSLNFSHSAGIFRGDVLTFTYNTSDTNLFPGAKNTSVKQVAVDSLMEAAPLNTVYTCRSAKAIASKEVIMVFYDVGLQALVENGTISKNESICKADMSTTMGPLTTWTASTMAPTKPPPPPIPSVGNYTLKNGSETCLLANMGLQLNLTYVEDNQTRLINIDSNSTASGYCGDQDATLVLEDMKTTIIFHFIVEQSKFFLKEVKANISLVVNGSTISLYINNSSLKYWQTSIGSSYMCHKEQRLRVTDQMVINTFNVWIQPFELKSGTFSRAEECSLDDDSILIPIIVGAALAVLIVIVVIAYVIGRRKSYAGYQTL; from the exons GATTTTCCCTGACTGAAGCAGTGGAGATTAAAGTCCACGACAACAATAACAAAACCTGCATATATGCAATTTTATCCGTCAACTTCACTGTTGTTTATGAGGGAAATGGAACAATG GAAAATACAACTTTTACACTGCCTAATTCATTGTCGTCAAATGGAAGTGTATGTGGCGATAATAAATCAGCTCCTTTGTTGAAAATGAACTTTGGACCTGGTCATTCCTTGAGCCTAAATTTCTCCCACTCTGCTGGAATATTCAGAGGAGATGTGTTGACCTTCACGTACAACACCAGTGATACAAATCTATTTCCTGGAGCAAAAAACACAA GTGTAAAGCAAGTAGCTGTGGATTCCCTAATGGAGGCTGCACCACTGAACACAGTTTACACATGTAGAAGTGCCAAAGCTATTGCAAGCAAAGAAGTAATCATGGTTTTTTATGATGTTGGCTTACAAGCCTTAGTGGAGAATGGAACAATTAGCAAAAATG AATCAATCTGTAAGGCAGACATGTCCACCACCATGGGTCCACTCACCACTTGGACAGCCTCAACCATGGCCCCGACTAAACCGCCACCACCACCAATACCATCAGTGGGCAACTATACACTCAAAAATGGCAGTGAGACTTGTCTCCTTGCCAACATGGGACTACAGCTGAATCTTACCTACGTGGAGGATAACCAG ACACGACTGATTAATATTGATTCCAATTCTACTGCAAGTGGATACTGTGGGGATCAAGATGCAACTCTTGTGCTAGAAGATATGAAAACAACTATTATATTTCACTTCATCGTG GAGCAATCAAAGTTCTTCTTAAAGGAGGTGAAAGCTAATATAAGCCTGGTTGTGAATGGTTCAA CAATCTCACTTTACATCAACAATAGCAGCCTGAAGTACTGGCAAACATCTATCGGAAGTTCATACATGTGCCACAAAGAGCAGAGGCTGAgggtgactgaccaaatggttaTTAATACATTTAATGTGTGGATCCAACCATTTGAGCTGAAGTCTGGAACCTTCTCGCGAG CTGAAGAATGTTCTCTGGATGATGACAGCATTCTTATTCCTATTATTGTTGGAGCagctttagctgtcttaattgTGATTGTTGTGATTGCCTATGTGATTGGAAGGAGAAAAAGCTACGCTGGATACCAAACACTCTAG
- the lamp2 gene encoding lysosome-associated membrane glycoprotein 2 isoform X1 — MHRPPVLHVAALLLLTGFSLTEAVEIKVHDNNNKTCIYAILSVNFTVVYEGNGTMENTTFTLPNSLSSNGSVCGDNKSAPLLKMNFGPGHSLSLNFSHSAGIFRGDVLTFTYNTSDTNLFPGAKNTSVKQVAVDSLMEAAPLNTVYTCRSAKAIASKEVIMVFYDVGLQALVENGTISKNESICKADMSTTMGPLTTWTASTMAPTKPPPPPIPSVGNYTLKNGSETCLLANMGLQLNLTYVEDNQTRLINIDSNSTASGYCGDQDATLVLEDMKTTIIFHFIVQEQSKFFLKEVKANISLVVNGSTISLYINNSSLKYWQTSIGSSYMCHKEQRLRVTDQMVINTFNVWIQPFELKSGTFSRAEECSLDDDSILIPIIVGAALAVLIVIVVIAYVIGRRKSYAGYQTL; from the exons GATTTTCCCTGACTGAAGCAGTGGAGATTAAAGTCCACGACAACAATAACAAAACCTGCATATATGCAATTTTATCCGTCAACTTCACTGTTGTTTATGAGGGAAATGGAACAATG GAAAATACAACTTTTACACTGCCTAATTCATTGTCGTCAAATGGAAGTGTATGTGGCGATAATAAATCAGCTCCTTTGTTGAAAATGAACTTTGGACCTGGTCATTCCTTGAGCCTAAATTTCTCCCACTCTGCTGGAATATTCAGAGGAGATGTGTTGACCTTCACGTACAACACCAGTGATACAAATCTATTTCCTGGAGCAAAAAACACAA GTGTAAAGCAAGTAGCTGTGGATTCCCTAATGGAGGCTGCACCACTGAACACAGTTTACACATGTAGAAGTGCCAAAGCTATTGCAAGCAAAGAAGTAATCATGGTTTTTTATGATGTTGGCTTACAAGCCTTAGTGGAGAATGGAACAATTAGCAAAAATG AATCAATCTGTAAGGCAGACATGTCCACCACCATGGGTCCACTCACCACTTGGACAGCCTCAACCATGGCCCCGACTAAACCGCCACCACCACCAATACCATCAGTGGGCAACTATACACTCAAAAATGGCAGTGAGACTTGTCTCCTTGCCAACATGGGACTACAGCTGAATCTTACCTACGTGGAGGATAACCAG ACACGACTGATTAATATTGATTCCAATTCTACTGCAAGTGGATACTGTGGGGATCAAGATGCAACTCTTGTGCTAGAAGATATGAAAACAACTATTATATTTCACTTCATCGTG CAGGAGCAATCAAAGTTCTTCTTAAAGGAGGTGAAAGCTAATATAAGCCTGGTTGTGAATGGTTCAA CAATCTCACTTTACATCAACAATAGCAGCCTGAAGTACTGGCAAACATCTATCGGAAGTTCATACATGTGCCACAAAGAGCAGAGGCTGAgggtgactgaccaaatggttaTTAATACATTTAATGTGTGGATCCAACCATTTGAGCTGAAGTCTGGAACCTTCTCGCGAG CTGAAGAATGTTCTCTGGATGATGACAGCATTCTTATTCCTATTATTGTTGGAGCagctttagctgtcttaattgTGATTGTTGTGATTGCCTATGTGATTGGAAGGAGAAAAAGCTACGCTGGATACCAAACACTCTAG